In a single window of the Natronosalvus caseinilyticus genome:
- a CDS encoding cation:proton antiporter gives MRSKFISSVTTYVVVVASILPVIVGILVLGLAAQLLANRLRIPSVLFLILLGLLVGPEGLGFVSIDTFGAGLSTVVGLSVAIIIFDGAFHLRREKLEMAPRAIIRLTTLGAAVALGGTALAVRYFLHTDWGIAFLISALLVATGPTVVTPILEVITVREHVEAALEAEGIVNDVTAALLAIVIFETVVVGDERSHVPVYFLQRYAVGIGVGIVVAIVVYALLTRVRQPAGDAPQTARLVVLTGALAAYGLADSIFPETGVAAAGTAGFVLGNLDLPHREEIEGFNRDLTLLVLSFVFISLAALIDVEALLGLGFGGIAVVVAVTLIVRPLIVAAATTHWRFSAGERYFLSLVGPRGIIPASIATLFAIELETAGNDVAAQTLAGTVFLVIFITVVLQAGLARQLAEYFDIEPMRTIIVGGGRVGRTLATRLENRGENVILVDSDSATVERLRQEGFSAHHGDGTSTETLQEVGIDNAKLVVATTADDDTNLLVSQLASTRFDVDRVLARVNTPENVEAFETLDVDAIDVSSATAWTIDNEIERPALAHWMNELGEGHDAQEIVVTAAELDGTTIRDLDSEIPDGCIVAVIASNGETHVPEADTVLEEGDRVTFIGREDAVRTAVKRFHPRD, from the coding sequence ATGCGCTCGAAATTCATATCAAGCGTAACAACATACGTCGTCGTAGTGGCGTCGATTCTCCCCGTCATCGTCGGCATCCTCGTCCTCGGGCTGGCCGCACAGCTGCTGGCCAATCGGCTGCGCATTCCGAGCGTCCTCTTTCTCATCCTCCTCGGCCTGCTGGTCGGTCCCGAGGGACTTGGGTTCGTCTCAATCGATACCTTCGGCGCCGGTCTCTCGACCGTCGTCGGCCTGAGCGTCGCCATCATCATCTTCGACGGGGCGTTTCACCTCCGCCGGGAAAAGCTCGAGATGGCCCCTCGAGCCATCATCCGATTGACGACGCTCGGTGCAGCCGTCGCCCTCGGCGGGACAGCCCTCGCCGTCCGGTACTTCTTGCACACCGACTGGGGAATCGCCTTCCTGATCAGTGCCCTGCTGGTGGCGACCGGCCCGACCGTGGTGACGCCCATCCTCGAGGTTATCACCGTTCGCGAGCACGTCGAGGCCGCGCTCGAGGCCGAGGGCATCGTCAACGACGTGACGGCCGCGCTCCTGGCCATCGTCATCTTCGAGACGGTCGTCGTCGGGGACGAGCGCTCGCACGTGCCTGTGTACTTCCTCCAGCGCTACGCGGTCGGCATCGGCGTGGGGATCGTCGTCGCCATCGTCGTCTACGCCCTGCTGACGCGGGTCAGACAGCCCGCGGGCGACGCCCCACAGACCGCCCGTCTCGTCGTATTGACCGGCGCGCTGGCCGCCTATGGCCTCGCCGACTCGATTTTCCCCGAGACGGGCGTGGCCGCGGCCGGGACGGCCGGGTTCGTCCTGGGCAACCTCGACCTGCCACACCGCGAGGAAATCGAGGGATTCAACCGCGACCTGACCCTGCTCGTCCTCTCATTCGTGTTCATCTCGCTGGCCGCGCTCATCGACGTGGAAGCGCTCCTCGGCCTCGGGTTCGGCGGCATCGCGGTCGTGGTCGCGGTCACGCTAATCGTCCGTCCGCTGATCGTCGCCGCGGCGACCACCCACTGGCGATTTAGCGCGGGCGAGCGGTACTTCCTGAGTCTCGTCGGCCCGCGGGGGATCATCCCCGCCTCCATCGCCACGCTGTTCGCCATCGAACTCGAGACGGCCGGCAACGACGTGGCCGCACAGACGCTCGCCGGCACCGTCTTTCTCGTCATCTTCATCACGGTCGTGCTGCAGGCGGGGCTCGCCCGCCAGCTCGCGGAATACTTCGACATCGAACCAATGCGCACCATCATCGTCGGCGGCGGTCGGGTCGGCCGGACGCTCGCCACGCGACTGGAGAACCGCGGAGAGAACGTCATCCTCGTCGACAGCGACTCGGCGACCGTCGAGCGACTCCGTCAGGAGGGCTTCTCGGCCCACCACGGCGATGGCACCTCGACCGAGACGCTTCAGGAGGTCGGCATCGACAACGCGAAACTGGTCGTCGCCACGACCGCCGACGACGACACCAACCTGCTGGTCTCACAACTCGCCTCCACGCGCTTCGACGTCGACCGCGTGCTCGCCCGCGTGAACACGCCGGAGAACGTGGAGGCGTTCGAGACGCTCGACGTCGACGCCATCGACGTCTCGAGCGCGACGGCCTGGACCATCGACAACGAGATCGAACGCCCGGCGCTGGCCCACTGGATGAACGAACTCGGCGAGGGCCACGACGCCCAGGAGATCGTCGTCACCGCGGCCGAACTGGACGGGACGACCATCCGCGACCTCGATTCGGAGATTCCCGACGGCTGTATCGTCGCCGTGATCGCCAGTAACGGAGAGACGCACGTTCCCGAGGCCGACACCGTCCTCGAAGAGGGTGATCGGGTCACGTTCATCGGCCGCGAAGACGCTGTCCGAACGGCCGTCAAGCGGTTTCACCCGCGCGACTGA
- a CDS encoding Nre family DNA repair protein translates to MRLDDYIEELEPDEEAERRRLAKEKSYAITDHLEDFERNFERALSGDTLVGSTAPSIFVGRSNYPDIPVGVLSPVGDEDDAESYVTDGNWYRQGYGIDDVLQRRTGLLNSNKRANVDAPGIASRLAPSVQDVWDGFVGVQREVAIADRPVDLEIGLEGKPDLGFDAGTDVATPRGPRAAARSAGLTENPHVPRPVKKTLEDDDWQAQGAMTYLYRRGFDVYEINSILSAGALGEAAQRRLVPTRWSITAVDDTVGQYLRGRIRNAPSIDEVQVWANEYVGNRYWVILAPGTWEFELVEMKAPGSIWNPDPGAGIWMASASEGYQGRSSYVEETAGAYYAARLGVLEHLESVGRQAKCLVLREVSDDYWAPVGVWQVRESVRNAFESAPGAANGLEGEDGNRANLAGEYGTAETFHDAVATVAQQLPVSLDRLRRKSELAAGVQSSLAAFSGRE, encoded by the coding sequence ATGCGCCTCGACGACTACATCGAGGAGTTAGAGCCCGACGAGGAGGCCGAGCGCCGGCGCCTCGCGAAGGAGAAGTCCTACGCCATCACGGACCACCTCGAGGACTTCGAACGCAACTTCGAGCGGGCGCTCTCGGGTGACACCCTCGTCGGCTCAACCGCGCCCTCCATCTTCGTCGGGCGATCGAACTACCCCGACATCCCGGTCGGCGTGCTCTCGCCGGTCGGCGACGAGGACGACGCCGAATCCTACGTCACCGACGGGAACTGGTACCGGCAGGGTTACGGGATCGACGACGTCCTCCAGCGCCGGACCGGCCTCCTGAACTCGAACAAGCGTGCCAACGTCGACGCACCGGGCATCGCCAGCCGACTCGCTCCCTCCGTCCAGGACGTCTGGGACGGCTTCGTCGGCGTCCAGCGCGAGGTGGCAATCGCCGATCGACCGGTGGACCTCGAGATCGGTCTCGAGGGCAAACCCGACCTGGGCTTCGACGCAGGCACCGACGTGGCGACCCCCCGCGGTCCCAGGGCGGCGGCCCGCTCCGCGGGCCTGACCGAGAACCCGCACGTTCCCCGGCCCGTCAAGAAGACCCTCGAGGACGACGACTGGCAGGCTCAGGGGGCGATGACCTACCTCTACCGGCGCGGGTTCGACGTCTACGAAATCAACTCGATCCTCTCGGCGGGAGCCCTCGGTGAGGCCGCCCAGCGGCGACTCGTCCCCACCAGATGGTCGATTACCGCCGTCGACGACACCGTCGGGCAGTACCTCCGTGGCCGGATCCGGAACGCTCCGAGCATCGACGAGGTACAGGTCTGGGCCAACGAGTACGTCGGAAACCGCTACTGGGTGATCCTCGCGCCCGGCACCTGGGAGTTCGAACTCGTCGAAATGAAGGCACCGGGAAGCATCTGGAACCCCGATCCGGGCGCCGGAATCTGGATGGCCAGCGCCTCGGAGGGCTATCAGGGCCGCTCGAGTTACGTCGAGGAAACGGCGGGCGCGTACTACGCCGCCCGACTGGGCGTCCTCGAGCACCTCGAGTCGGTCGGACGCCAGGCAAAGTGTCTGGTGCTTCGGGAGGTGAGCGACGACTACTGGGCGCCAGTAGGGGTCTGGCAGGTCAGAGAGAGCGTTCGGAACGCGTTCGAGAGCGCGCCGGGGGCCGCAAACGGGCTCGAGGGCGAGGACGGCAACCGAGCGAACCTCGCCGGCGAGTACGGGACTGCCGAGACGTTCCACGACGCCGTCGCAACGGTCGCTCAGCAATTGCCGGTCTCACTCGATCGGTTACGGCGAAAGTCGGAACTGGCGGCGGGCGTGCAGTCGAGTCTGGCAGCGTTTTCCGGGCGGGAGTGA
- a CDS encoding DUF7521 family protein → MTGGVVRLDQASTFELLTVASLLLVALVGTVLAVQAYRGYRRNDSRAMKYLAIGLLLLTLGPFVINVSVTTLTAADQATTVFLENVSRLLGLLAITYSLYGTK, encoded by the coding sequence ATGACCGGGGGCGTCGTCCGCCTCGACCAGGCGTCGACGTTCGAGTTGCTGACGGTCGCGAGCCTGCTCCTCGTCGCGCTGGTGGGGACGGTCCTTGCTGTGCAGGCCTACCGCGGCTATCGGCGAAACGACAGTCGAGCGATGAAGTATCTCGCCATCGGCTTGCTGTTGCTGACGCTCGGCCCGTTCGTGATCAACGTCTCGGTGACGACGCTCACCGCCGCCGATCAGGCGACGACGGTCTTCCTCGAGAACGTGAGTCGGTTGCTTGGATTGCTGGCAATCACGTACTCGCTGTACGGAACGAAGTAG
- a CDS encoding winged helix-turn-helix domain-containing protein has translation MSEDADPPELLALLDDEYARAILTETSAEPMSASTLSDRCDASLPTIYRRLERLRECDLISEQTELAPDGNHYSVYAARLERLEVTLEDGELSLEITRKDEDVADKFTRMWEELR, from the coding sequence GTGAGTGAGGACGCCGATCCCCCCGAACTACTGGCCCTCCTCGACGACGAGTACGCCCGCGCGATCCTCACCGAAACGAGCGCCGAACCCATGTCCGCCAGCACCCTGAGCGACCGCTGTGACGCGTCGCTCCCGACGATCTACCGTCGCCTCGAGCGACTCCGGGAGTGTGACCTGATCAGCGAACAGACCGAACTCGCACCGGACGGCAACCACTACAGCGTCTACGCGGCCCGCCTCGAGCGACTCGAGGTCACCCTCGAGGACGGCGAACTGTCCCTCGAAATTACCCGGAAGGACGAAGACGTCGCCGACAAGTTTACCCGAATGTGGGAGGAGTTACGATGA
- a CDS encoding LolA family protein produces the protein MGWTHDGLVLAAITLVVVCAGCTVAISGETQPDGETLLEEAVTADDVPPLTGERTVTFTDSAGTYETTERVWERPPSKMRSEVIDSSGFKESHEGGIAVRNGSTLWLTDGETDNVTAYDLEAESKTETESESESESEADDEARLLEERLDRYDVSYEGTETVANRTTHVVSIEPKETTVDRGIGVLVGDTRYVYPLETSAYEETDFEGGTFWIDDEYGYPLAMQGTYTDVDGTELEVTSTFETVTFEADLEAGLFDPPAGNDTDDERSVEEPEFEQHEFEDRSEANEYLRFEVPNATFPGEYERQSVSADQWNGVQTYHEEHRVGEELLWFSVSEGDLRSDDPDREDVGELEATVSTYNGTTLVTWDCGELTYQLSSSIGEAALLERAEEIGCQ, from the coding sequence ATGGGGTGGACTCACGACGGATTGGTTCTCGCAGCGATCACACTCGTGGTCGTCTGTGCCGGGTGTACGGTGGCAATTTCCGGAGAGACGCAACCGGATGGGGAAACGCTTCTCGAGGAGGCGGTGACGGCGGACGACGTACCGCCGTTAACCGGGGAGCGGACAGTCACGTTCACGGACAGTGCAGGAACGTACGAGACGACAGAACGCGTCTGGGAACGCCCACCGTCGAAGATGCGATCGGAAGTGATCGACTCGAGCGGTTTCAAGGAGAGCCACGAAGGCGGAATTGCCGTTCGAAACGGTTCGACGCTCTGGTTGACCGACGGTGAGACCGACAACGTGACCGCGTACGACCTCGAAGCCGAGTCCAAAACCGAGACTGAGTCCGAGTCCGAGAGCGAGAGCGAAGCCGATGACGAGGCACGATTACTGGAGGAGCGCCTCGATCGGTACGACGTCAGCTACGAGGGGACCGAGACCGTCGCGAACCGGACGACTCACGTCGTCTCGATCGAGCCGAAGGAGACGACAGTCGACCGTGGCATCGGCGTACTGGTCGGCGACACCCGTTACGTCTACCCGCTCGAGACGAGCGCGTACGAGGAGACGGACTTCGAGGGCGGGACGTTCTGGATCGACGACGAATACGGGTATCCGCTCGCAATGCAGGGAACGTACACGGACGTCGACGGCACCGAACTCGAGGTCACCAGTACGTTCGAGACCGTCACGTTCGAAGCGGACCTCGAGGCCGGGTTGTTCGACCCGCCAGCAGGGAACGACACGGACGACGAGCGGTCGGTCGAAGAGCCGGAATTCGAACAACACGAGTTCGAGGACCGCTCGGAAGCGAACGAGTACCTGCGATTCGAGGTTCCGAACGCGACGTTCCCCGGCGAGTACGAACGACAGTCCGTGTCCGCCGACCAGTGGAACGGCGTCCAGACCTACCACGAGGAGCACCGCGTTGGCGAGGAACTGCTCTGGTTCAGTGTCTCGGAGGGCGACCTCCGCAGCGACGACCCCGACCGCGAGGACGTCGGCGAACTCGAGGCGACCGTCTCGACTTACAACGGGACGACCCTCGTCACGTGGGACTGTGGCGAGTTGACCTACCAGTTGAGCAGTTCGATCGGCGAAGCGGCGTTACTCGAGCGGGCCGAGGAAATCGGCTGTCAGTGA